The genomic segment ACGGCCGGTCTTCGGCATCGACCTCGCGGTGGAGGCCCTCGCCCCGCCGCCCCCGGCCGAGCGTCGGCGCACCCCGGCGCGCGGAGGCGCCCATGTCGTCGAACCGCCGCTGCGCGTGGTGCTGCTCGCCCAGGACCGGGCGGGCTGGGCACGGCTGTGCCGCATCACCTCGGCGGCGCACGCCGGCGCGGTGTCCGGTGCGGCGCCGGTGGTGCCGTGGACCGCGCTGCGTGAGCACGGCGGCCCCGGTCTGACCGTGCTGCTGGGCCCGCTGTCGGAGCCGGTACGGGCGCTGGCGGCGGGCCGCGAGGACGTCGCGGTGAAGCTGCTGGCGCCGTGGCGGCAGCTCTTCGGGGCCGGGCTGCGGCTGGAGGCCGTGGCGTACCAGCGCGGTGGCACGGGCCCGGGGTCGCTGCGGCTGGCCGCCCGTACCCTGGCGCTGGCCGACCGTACCGGCGTCACCGCCGTGCTCTCCAACGCGGTCCGCTACGCCGACCCCGCCCAGCACCGCCTGGCCGACGTGCTGGACGCCGCACGGCTGCTGCGCCCGGTCGACCGGCGCCGCCTGGACAGCGGGCAGCGCTGGCTCAAGGGCGAGGGCGCCATGGTCGCCGTCGCCCGCGCGGTCGCCGCGTCCGCCGGTCTTGACGACCGCCGGGCGCGCCGGCTCCTCGCGGACACCGCCGCGACGGCCGCCGGATGCGTCCTCGACCCGGTGGCGGACCTGGGGCTGGGCACCCACCACTTCCCGGAGGCGTCACTCTTCGGCGCCGGGCCGGATTCCGGGGGCGCCGCCCGGCTGCTGCGGACACGCGCCGAGGCGGGTCTGGTCCGCCGGGGCCTGGACCGCGACGCGGACGCCCGGGAGCGGCTGGACATGGAGCTCGGGGTGATCTCCCGGCTGGGGTACGACTCGTACTTCCTCGCCGTCGGCCAGGTGGTGGCGGACATCCGGGAGCTGGGCATCCGGGTCGCGGCCCGGGGTTCCGGGGCGGGCTCGATGGTCTGCCACACCCTGGACATCGCCACCGCCAACCCGCTGGAGCACCGGCTGCTGTTCGAACGCTTCCTCAGCGAGCGGCGCCGTTCGCTCCCGGACATCGACATCGACGTGGAGTCGGCGCGGCGGCTGGAGTGCTACGACGCGGTCTTCGCCCGGTTCGGCAAGGAGCGGGTCGCGGTCACCGCGATGCCCGAGACCTACCGGGCCCGCCGGGCGCTGCGGGACACCGGTCTCGCGCTCGGCATCGCTCCGGACGAGGTCGACCGGATCGCCAAGAGCTTCCCGCACCTGCGGGCCTCGGACATCACCGGCGCCCTCGCCGAGCTGCCCGAGCTGCGGCAGCTGGCGTCGCAGGCGAAGCGGTACGGACCGCTGTGGGAGCTCGCCGAGGGACTCGACTCCCTGGTGCACGGGATGGCCATGCACCCGTGCGGCGTGATCATCAGCGACGCGGGCCTGCTGGACCGGCTGCCGGTGCAGCCCACCCCGCAGGGCGACTACCCGATGGCCATGGCCGCGAAGGAGGAGGTGGAGGCGCTGGGCAACATCAAGCTCGACGTGCTCGGGGTGCGGATGCAGTCCGCGATGGCCCACGCCGTCGACGAGATCGAACGCGCGACCGGCGGCCGGATCGACCTGGACGACCCGGAGCAGGTGCCGCTCGACGACGTCTTCGCGTTCAAGCTGATCCAGCAGAGCGAGACGATCGGGCTGTTCCAGCTCGAATCGCCCGGTCAGCAGGACCTGCTCTCCCGTCTCCAGCCCCGCAACCCGCAGGACGTCATCGCCGACATCAGCCTCTTCCGTCCCGGCCCGGTCGCCGGAGGCATGCCCGAGCGGTACGTCGCCGCGCGGCACGGCCGGGCCCCCGCCTACGCCCACCCGGACCTCGAACCGGTGCTCGCCGACACCTACGGCGTGACCATCTGGCACGAGCAGATCATCGAGACCCTCTCCGTGATGACCGGCTGCGACCGGGCGATGGCCGAGGTCGCCCGCCGGGCGCTCGGCGACCGCAAGCGGCTGCCCGCCATCGGCAGGTGGTTCCACGACCGCGCGTCGGCCCGGGGGTACGGCCCCGAGGTCCGGGCGAAGGTGTGGGCGACCGTGGAGGCGTTCGGCGCCTACGGTTTCTGCCGCGCGCACGCGGTGGCCTTCGCCGTACCGGCGCTGCAGAGCGCCTGGCTCAAGGCTCACCACCCGGCGTTCCTCCTCGCCGGGCTGCTCGAACACGACCCCGGGATGTGGCCCCGGCGCGTCATCGTCGCCGACGCCCGCCGCCGGGGCGTGCCCGTGCTGCCCGTGGACGTCAACCGCTCCCGTGCCCGGTACGTGGTGGAGCGGGCCGGCGACGAGCGGTGGGGGGTGCGGCTCGCGCTGTCCTCCGTACGCGGCATCACCGAGGACGAGAGCGCCCGGATCGAGGCGGGCGCGCCCTACGACTCGCTGTCGGACTTCTGGCAGCGGGCCCGCCCCAGCCGGCCACTGGCCGAACGCCTGGTCGAGATCGGTGCGTTCGGTGGGCTCGGTGACGGCCGGCTCACCCGGCGGGACCTGCTGCTGCACGTCGCCGAACTGCACCGGCAGTCCCGCGCCCGGTCCGCCGGCGACGGGCAGCTCGCCCTCGACGCGGGTGCGGCGGGCGGGGCGGAGCCGAGCGGTCTGCCGGAGATGACCGGCCGCGAGGCCCTGGACGCCGAGCTGAACACGCTGGGCATCGACGTGTCCCGGCACCTCATGGTCCACCACCACCGCCTGCTGCGGGAGATCGGCGCGACGGACGCCGCGCACCTGGCCGACGTGCGCCAGGGACAGCAGGTCCTCGTCGCCGGGGTACGGGCCTCCACGCAGACCCCGCCGATCGCCAGCGGCAAGCGGATCATCTTCGTCACCCTGGAGGACGGCTCGGGCATGGTCGACCTGGTCTTCTTCGAGGACTCCCACCCGGCGTGCGCGCACACCGTCTTCCACAGCGGGCTGCTGCTGGTGCGCGGCACCGTGCAGGTACGCGGCAACCGGCGGTCGGTCGTCGGCACCATGGCCTGGGACCTGGACCGGATCGCGGCGGCCCGCCGCGACGACGGCCCCGCCGCCGCGCTCGCGCTGCTCGGCGGGGAGCGCCCGCACCCGACGCCCGCGCAGCCGGGGCGCACCCTGGCCAACGGCACCTCGGGAGCCCGGCTGCACCCGTACGCCGACCTCCAGCCGGCCGGCAGCCGCTCGGCCGACCTGCGCAAGCTCGGCCACACCAGCCAGGGGAGCGCGGGATGACACCCCCTCGTCCGGCCGGACGCCACATCGCCCATCTCCACCTGCACCCCGTGCCGGACGAGGAGCGGTACGCCGACATCGTCGAGCTGATGTCCGGCATCACCCCGCACGTCCGGGCCGTGCCGCCCGACGCCGTCCAGCTCGACCTCACCTCGGCGCTGCGCTACTTCGGGCTGGCCCCGTACGACCTGGTGCAGATGGTCATGCTCCGGCTGTTCGCGCTGTACGGGATCGAGTGCGGCGCGGGGCTCGCGGGCAACCGCATGCTGGCCGCCATGGCGGCCGACGCGTCCGGGCCGGGGCACACCACGGAGGTCCCCGGCGACCGGGCGGACTCCTGGCTGCGCCCCCGCCCGGTCGCCGCGCTGCCCGGCGTCGGCCGCGCCACCGCGACCGCGCTCGGGCGGTACGGCGTGCACACCATCGGCCAGATCGCCGACCTGCCGCCACTGACCCTCCAGCGTCTGCTCGGCGCCGGTCCCGCCCGGCTGCTGGCCGAACGCGCGCACGGCCGCGACCCCCGCCCGGTCGTGCCGCAGGAGCCCGCCGCCCATCTCTCCGTCGATCTGGTGCTCGACCGGGACTGCCTCGACCCCGGCCTGCACCACCGGGCGGTGCTGGGGCTCGCCGAGCGGCTGGGCCAGGGCCTGCGCGCCGGGCACCGGGTCGCCGGGCGCCTGACGCTCACCGTGCGGTACGCCGACCGGACGTCCAGCACCCGTTCCCGTACCTCCCCCGAGCCCACCGGCCACTCCCCCCTTCTCGCCGCCACCGCCCTGGGGCTGCTGGACTCGCTCGGGCTGCAACGCGCCCGGGTGCGCGCCTACACGCTGCGCGCGGACGGCCTCTCGCCGGCCGAGGACGCCCCGCGCCAGCTCTCCCTGGACCCGGTCGACGACCGGTCCCGCGCCGCCGAGGCCGCCTCGGACCGGGCCCGCCGCCGCTTCGGCGCCGGGGCCGTACGACCCGCGACCCTGGCCCCGGCACCGGGCACGGCACCGGCCCGGGCACCGGCGGGGACGCCGACACCGCGCAGGCACCCGCCCGCCGCGTGAAGGGCGGCCGGGGAGCGGGGATGGGGTGAGACGCCGGGGAACGGGGGTGAGGGGCCGGGGAGCGTCCGCTCCTTGCGCCATTCGGCCCGCCCCGCCTGCGCGACGCGCCCCTCGCGCCGAGCGTGGAGGGCATGAACTTCGCCGGTGAGGTCAAACAGGCCGTCACTCCCCGGGCCGCCCTGCTCGTCCTCGGCGCGCTGGTCCTGCAACTGCTCTTCATCGCCTCCTACGTGGGCGCCCTGCACCGGCCGGTGGCCACCGACGTCCCCTTCGGTGTCGTGGCGCCCCCGCAGGTGTCCCAGCAGCTGACCACCGCGCTGGACGAGCTGCCGGGCGGCCCGCTGGACCCGCGCGCCGTGGACGACGCCGCCGAGGCGCGGCGGCAGATCATGAACCGCGAGATCGACGGCGCGCTGGTGGTGAACCCGTCCGGCACGACCGACACCGTGCTGGTCGCCTCCGGCGGCGGCTCCGCGCTCGCCAACTCCCTGGGGAAGATCACCACCGAGGTCCTGGCCCAGCAGCAGCGCACCGCCCGGATCGTGGACGTGGCCCCGGCCTCCTCCGACGACTTCGACGGGCTCTCGTCGTTCTACCTGGTCGTCGGGTGGTGCGTGGGCGGATACCTCTGCGCCTCGATCCTCGCGATCAGTGCGGGCTCCCGGCCGGCCAACGCGCGGCGCGCGCTCATCCGCACCCTGGCGATGGCGGTGTACGCGGTGCTGGGCGGCATCGGCGGCGCGCTCATCATCGGCCCCGTCCTCGGCGCGCTGCCCGGCAGCTTCTGGGGGCTGGCGGGGCTGGGCGCGCTGGTCGTGTTCGCCACCGGGATGATCACCCTCGCACTGCAGGCGCTGACCGGCATCGTCGGCATCGGGCTGGCCGTCCTGATCATCGTGATCGCGGGCAACCCGAGCGCGGGCGGCGCCTTCCCGCTGCCGATGCTGCCGGACTTCTGGCGCACGATCGGCCCGGCCCTGCCCCCGGGCGCGGGCACCTGGGTCGCCCGCTCGATCGCCTACTTCCGGGGCAACGCGGTCACCGGCTCCCTGCTGATCCTCTCCGCCTGGGCCGTCGTCGGTACGGCCCTGACCCTGCTGCTCTCCCTGCGGCACACCCGGACGAAGCCCGCAGGGGGCGCCTCAGACACCGCCGGGACCGGTCCCGGCGCACCAGGAACCCCGGGAGCACCTCCAGGGGGCGCACACACCGTATGACCCCGTTTCTCCCCCAACAGGTAGTGCGCACAAGGGCTTTGATGGCCCATCATCGAAAGGAGAGCTCGTACCGGGCGCGCCGCGCCCGGGCGGCCGGGCGACCTGAGGAGGTACGGGTGCGCAACCGGGTGCGCGTGGCGGACGGACGTCACCTGATCGTGGAGCGGCAGGGGGATCCGCGCGGAAGACCCGTCTTCCTGCTGCACGGAACCCCGGGCAGCCGGCTGGGACCCGCTCCGCGCGGCATGATCATGTACCAGCGCCAGACCCAGCTCATCACCTACGACCGGCCCGGCTACGGCGAGTCCGACCGGTGTCCGGGCCGCAGCGTGGGCGACGTCGCCGAGGACGTACGCGCCATCGCCGACGCCCTCGACCTGGAGCGGTTCGCCGTGGTGGGCCGCTCCGGCGGCGCCCCGCACGCCCTGGCCTGCGCGGCGCTGATGCCCGAGCGGGTGACCCGGGCGGCCGCCCTGGTGCCGCTGGCTCCCTGGGACGCCCCGGGGCTCGACTGGTTCGAGGGGATGGCCGCCTCCAACGTACTGGCGTACTCCACCGCGGCGGCCGACCCGGACAGTCTCACGGCGTCCTTCATCGTCCGCTCGGCCGAGATCCGGGTCGACCCGGTACGGCTCCTGGACGACCTGCGGCGCGAACTCACCGACTCCGACCGGGTGGTGGTCAACGACGCGGGCATCCGCTCGATGCTGCTGCGCAACTACAGCGAGGGCCTGCGCACTTCGGCGTACGGCTGGATCGACGACGCCCTCGCCTTCAGCCGGCCGTGGGGCTTCGACCCGGCCGACATCACCTGCCCGGTGATGCTCTGGCACGGCGAGCAGGACGTCTTCTCACCGGCCAGCCACTCCCGTTGGCTGGGGGGCCGGATCCCGGGCGCGACGACCGTGCTGGAACCGGCGGCGGCGCACTTCGACGCACTGTCTGTGCTTCCCCGCATCCTGAACTGGCTGCTGGACGGCCGCGAGGCCGGCGCGGGCTCGATGAACTGAGCAACCGTCCCGACCGGGAGGGGCGGGTCACCGACCGGGTGGCCCGCCCCTCCCGCGCGCTCACACCTGGATCGGTTCCAGCTCCCGTTCGAACCTCCTGCCGTCCCGTGCGATCCGCGTCATCGGATGGTCGTCACCGAGCTGGCGGGCCAGCTCCCCCACGATCCGCGCCCGCAGCTGCTGGGCCTCCTCGTGCCGGCCGAGGTCCTCCAGCGTGACCGCCGTGTTCCCCATCATGGCCAGCGCCTCCGGATGCTGCGCCCCGAGAGCCTTGCCGAGCTGTCCTGCGAGGAGCTGCTCCGTCTCCAGTACCAGCACCGCGTCCCCGAGCACCGCGGTCGCGCTGGCCAGGTTCATCACGCAGAAGAGCGTGTGCGGGTGGTCCCGGCCGAACAGCTCCCGCATCAGGTCGACGACCCGCCGCGACGTCCTGGCCGCCTCCTCGGCCTCCCCCGAGCCGAGCAGGTAGACGGCCAGGTTGTTCTGCGCGGCCAGGGTGTACGGGTGCCGCTCCCCCGGCACCACCAGGTACTGCTCGACCACCTCTCGCGCCGCGTCCCTCGCCTGCGACGTCTCACCGATCGCGTAGTAGTCGGCAGCCAGGTTGAGGTCGCAGGCCAGCGACTCCGGGTTGGGCGTGCTGTACTTCGCCCGGTACCTGGCCCGGGTGGCCAGCGTCAGCCTGCGGGCGTCCTCCAGCTGCCCCGCCCTGCGCAGCGCCACCGCGAGCGCCTTGGCGGCGGAGAGCGTGCCCGGGAAGGCGGGGCCGAGCGTCCTCTTGTAGCTGTCGTACGTACGGCTGAGCAGCGCCACGGAGTCCTCGTACCGGCCCACGTCGCGCAGGTCGCGGGCGAGGCTCACAGCGGAGGAGAGGCTGTACGGATGCTCCGCGCCGAGCACCTCGCTGCGCCGGTCGTACACCTCCTGGTCGATCTCCCGGGCCCGGGAGTACTGCCCGACCAGCCGCAGGTTGAGCGCCAGGTTGTTCGCCGCCGCGAGGGTCCTCGGGTGGCCCTCGTGGAAGATCTGCCCGAACCCCTCACGGGCCTCGTTGGCCAGCTCGATCGCCCGGCCGTACTCCCCGAGCATGCCGAGGTCGGTCGCCAGACTGCTCGTCGTCATGTAGGTGTGGGGGTGCTCCGCGCCCAGGATGTCGCGCTGCCGCTGGAGGGTGATCTCGTCGAGCTCCTTCGCCTCCACGTAACGCCCGCGCGAGCGGAAGATGTTGGAGATGTGGAAGCAGAGGTACAGGTACTGGATGTCCTCCTTGCCCAGCGTCTCCGCCCAGGCGGCGCGGAGTTCGGCGCCCAGCGCGCCCGCCGTGCGGACGTCGCCGCGCTTCCAGAGGTAGCGGACGCGGTCGATCAGCAGCCTGCGGGTCTCCGGCTCCCCGCAGTGGCGCGCCCCGGACGGGCCCAGGTGCGGCCAGATGGTGGCGAACCGCGCCCAGTTCTCCGGGTTGTCGATCGGCTCGTCGTCGTCCGGCCGGGCCCCGGCCAGGACGCGGTGGACCACGTGCCGGGCCTCCCGCTGCTCCTCCTCGCTGAGCTGCGCCTTGATGACGGCCTGCACCAGCCGGTGCACCTGGATCGAGTTGGAGACCTGGTCGACCTTGGCGAGCGCGAACCGGCCGATCTCCCGGATGACCCGGCCGAGGACGAGCTTCTCCTGGAGGGAGGAGTCGTACGGCTTGAGTGCCTCGATCATCTCCTTGCTGTAGAGGAGGCTCGCGCTGATCGGCTCGGGGGCGAAGAAGGCGCAGAGCTGGAGCAGCCGCACCGCGGCGGGCGACCGTTCCTTGAGCCGCTCGATGGAGACGTTCCAGGTGGCGGCCACGGGTTCCGGGTAGCCGGCCGGCTGGTTGAGGGACAGCACCTGGGCGGCCTGCTCGGCGAGCTGGTCGAGGTAGGTGTCGACGGGGGTCGCGGTCTCCGCGATCCAGGCGGCGGCCTGCTCGACGGCGAGCGGCAGGTCACCGACGGCCGTGGCGACCCGCCCGGCGTCCTCCTCGCTGAGTCCGGGTGCGCGGCGGCGGAGGTGTTCGACGGACTCCTCGCGCAGGAAGACGTCGACGGGCAGCGCGTCGCCGTGCTGCGACCAGGTCTGGTTCCGCGACGTCACCAGGATGTGGCCGGAGCCGCCCTGCGGGAAGTAGCGCCTGATCCGTTCGGGGTCGTCCGCGTTGTCGAAGACCAGCAGCCACCGGTCGGTGGGCACCCCGCGGCGCAGCAGGTCGACGGCTTCCTTGGAGGCCGCCGCCATGTCGTCACCGCCCTGCGTGCCCAGCCGGGCGGCGAGTTCCGCGAGTCCGGCGACCACGTCGTCGGTCTGCTCGGAGGAGATCCACCACACCAGGTCGTAGTCGGCCATGAAGCGGTGCACGTACTCCAGCGCCACCTGCGTCTTGCCGACGCCGCCGAGGCCGTACAGGGTCTGCGGCTGGGGCAGCACCACCGCCATGCCGCCGCCGAGCTGGTCGCGCATGCGTTCCAGTACCAGGGAGCGGCCGGTGAATCCGGGGTTGCGCGGCGGGGCGTTCCAGATCTTCGGGACCGTGCCGGGGAACCTGGGTCCCGGCGCCGACCCGTCGCCCAGGTGGGCCGGGCGGTCCAGCGCGCGCAGCAGGGCGGCCGCGGCGTGGGCCTCGTCGAGCCGGAAGAGGTCCACCGGGTTGCGGTCGATGTAGGCGGAGGTGAGCCGGACGTCTCCGACGCGGAACAGGATCTGGCGCCGGCCGCCGGTCTGGTCCTCGGTGCTGGAGCGCTGCCACAGTTCGGTGGCGCGCTGGGACTTGAGGTAGGCGCTGGAGAGCAGCACGACGGTGCGGGCGGCGGTCTCCGGCGCGGTGACGGGCGGTTCGCGGTCCTCGCGTTCGGTGGAGACGTCGCGCGGTACGACACGGAAGCCGGCCCGGGTGAGGACGGACTCGATCCAGTCCGCCCACATCCGGTTCTCCGCGACGTAGTTGAGGAAGATGTCGGCGGGGAGCGTGGGCCGGCGCCGGGTGAAGGCGTCGCGGATGCGCAGCCGGACGTCCTCCGCGACCGGCGGCATGGAGGTGACCTCCTGCTCGGTGACGACCGCCACGAGCCGTTCGAAGGCGGAGAGCAGCGAGTTGGTGAGCCCGGCTTCGTCGCCGAAGGTCGCGAGCGTCTCCTCGTACGCGTAGTAGGGGCGGTACGGGATCTCCACCGCACCCCAGTAGGCGGTGAGTTCGTCGCCGGACAGGTCGCGCGGCAGCCGGTCGAACTTGAAGCGGGCGAGGGCCCGTCCGGCGTCGGCCTTCTCCTTCTCGCCCTCGTCGATGCGCATCGGGACGGGGTAGATCGCGATCGGCCGCCCGCTGTAGCGCTCGGCCGTCTGGCGGGCCACGGAGGCGGCGCCGTCGATGGACTGGTCGCTGAGGGTGAAGCAGTCCACCAGCACGTCGGGGAGGTGGACGGTGCAGATGTCGGCGATGTCGCTGAGGCCGGTGCGGCTGTCGATGAGGACGTAGTCGTAGTTGGCCTTCATGTCGTCGCGCAGGGCGTCGAAGAAGCTTCCGCCGCCGAGCCGGTCGTAGAAGTTGTCCCAGTCGAACGTGGAGACGGCGGCGGAGTACTCGCGGTTCTGGCGGCCGGCCGAGACGAAGTCGAGGGTTCCTCCCCGGGGGAACTCCCAGCCGAGCGTCTCCGGTGTCAGGGAGACGGCGTGCTGCTGGATGCGCGCGTAGTCGCGGTGCCAGTCGTCGGGGCGCTGCGCGGGGCTGGTGGCGGCCCAGGCGTATTCGGTGATGAGGTCGATGACACCGGTGGTGGCGCCGAGGGTGGCGGGGTCGAGGAAGGGGTGGAAGAACCGGTGCAGGCCCGGCGCCTCCAGGTCCCAGTCGACGGCCAGGACCCGCTTGCCGTTGGCGGCCAGGATCCAGGCGGTGTTGGCCAGGGCCATGGTGCGCCCCGTGCCTCCCTTGTAGGAGTAGAAAGTGACGATCCGCCCGTCACGACCGGCTGTCATACGTCCTCCGCTTGCGTCCCAGGGTCGAGCGTGTCGGGTATGAACTGTGTGTGGCCCATGGGCCCCGTCAGCCGGGTGCGTTCACCGTGCCCGCCGCCGCTGCCGGGCGGGTAGACGGTCGCGTTGCGCAGGTACTGCTGCGCGGCGACTTCGACGACCTGCGGCAGGATCTGGCCGAACGCCTCCATGGTGGGTACTCCTTTGGCCGCGACGCGGCAGAAGGCGCGCCCCTGGCTCATCTTGACGGGCATGGTCTGTTCGAGGATCGCGGTGAGTTCCGCTTCCTCGGCGGTGCTCTGCGGGTCGTCGCGGTTCCACGGCACGACCAGGGTCACCCAGGGCCTGTTGTCGGCGTCGAACGCGGCGAGCCTGCGGCGGCGGTCCTCGTCCCGGAGCGCCCATCGGTCGAGTATGAGGATCTCCGGCGTGGTGGGGGCCCGCTTCTCCGCGGACAGTCCCTGGCCCTCGGACTGCCCCTGGTCCTCGTCGAACGAGCCGATCACGGCCTGGTAGTTGAGCGAGCGGACGAGTTCCTCGGTGACGTAGGCCAGCGGGCGCGCGGCGGCCGGGTGGTAGGGGTTCCAGTCCTGCGGGTTGTCGCCGTAGTAGGCCTCGTTCCGCCCGGGCGGGAGATCGTGGCGGGTGGGTGCGGCGATGGTGATGCGCATCGGCTTCGGCGCCCCCGCACCGCTGCTGCGGGACCCGAAGGCACTGGGGGCGAGGCGGTAGTCGACGGGTCTTCCGGTGTCGATCCGCACGGTGTCGGCGACGGTGACGATGCGCTTGGCCAGCTCGTACACGGCTCTTTCGTACTCCTGGGCGAAGAGCCGGAGCTTGATCAGGCCGTAGAGCCCGTCGCTGACGTAGCGTTCCCCGAAGTCCCGGTGGTTGAACTGGATGCGCTCGGCGGAGCCCGGTAACTGACTGGGCGGCACCGGCACCCAGAGCGCCGGGACGATCGCCTCGGCGGGCTGGTTGGAGCGGGCGCGATGATGGATCGCCCGCTGTTCGAAGGCGTACCACTCCTTGCCGCACATCTCGCTGGCGAAGTAGCGCGGCGAGAACAGCGGAACGAAGACCCGGCAGGTGGCGAGCACCGCGCCGAGCCGTTCCGACCAGCCCTCGCCGGATCGTATTTCCCGGTCCATGAACCCCGCGGTGGTGCCCGCGGGGAGATCGGTCATGGCCATCACATGGCCGCAGAGATCTTGGAAAAGGCGTTCGACCCACATGTCCGGGTCCGTTCCACCGCCGTACCCCGGTGTGTGCGCGTAACTGAGAAAGAAGTACGGCCGATGGTCCGACGCTCGCTGTTGCATCATGCGTGCACACGACCCCCGTCCTGTGTGAGCACCCACATCCGATGCTACGGAGTGAATGCGAGCGAATTCATCATTCCGGAGCGGGCCGCTCTCCACCCCTTCGATCTTCGGTCATTCACCGCCCCTTTTCAGTCATCTCCCCAGCAGCATCGATCACTTACCTTCTTGATCGAAGATTGTCCCGGAGTCGCCGTTCCTGCTGACCCCCTGCGCACCGCTGAGCTCTTTTCGGATCACGTCCAACAGACGCTTCCCGTGGACGGTCGCCTCGGGAGCCTCTTCCAGCAGGTCGAGCGCTTCCTGCACACCCGCGGGGAATTCCGGATCGAAGAGCCCGACGCCCACCCGCTCATGGGTCTCGGCCAGCAGACGGGAGAACGGAAGGGCGGTCCCGTCCCAGGGCGACAGATACTCCCAGTCCCCGTCCGCCGCGTACAGGTCCGTGACGTCGCGCAGGGCCCGCAGCTCGCTCCTGCGGTGGGCCCGCACCATCTCGACCGCCGTTCCTGGGCCGTCGGCGTCCACCGGGACCCCGAGCGCTCCATGGCCGCGAGGCCGCTCGGCCCGGCAGCCCCGGGTCAGCGGGGTGACGGTGGTCACCGCCTCCGCCATGGCCGTGGCCATCGCCGGAGCCACCGCCTCGATCCGGGCCCAGGCGCCGGCGAGCGCCTCCCCGAAGGCCTCGAAGACCTCGGGCTCCAGACGGTCCGCGGCGGGCGCCGCGTGGCAGTCGCGGTAGGGGTCGAGATCGTCGACGGCCCAGCCGGGCAGCCCGGCCACCGCGAGCCGGCGGACCGGCCGCCAGCCGCCGCCCGGCTCCCCGAACGCGACGCGCAGTTCCTCGCCGCTCCCGCGCTCCACCACGAAGCCCTCGGGCACGCCCCGGACGAGGACCGTCCCGTGGTCGCCCGCACCGCCGAGCGTCAGCTCGCCGAGGGTGGGCAGGAACAGCCCGCCTCCCCGGTGGACCACCGGCACGGGGTCCGTCAGGCCGGCCCGCAGGGCCGCCGCGGCCACGTACGAGGTGAGCCGCGAGGCCTCCGCGACGGCCCGGTCCGGGTCGGAGTGGAGCCCCTCCACGGTCTCCTGGAGCCAGGAACGCGCGTACGGATGGGCGAGCACGCGGTCGAGGCCGGCGGCCCCCGCCTCCGACTCCTCCAGGACGCCCGCCGTCTCCCACGCCCGCGCCCACGGCTCACCCCCGAGCCCGTCGAGCAGCGCGTGGAGGCCGGCCAGCAGCGTGCGGGTGAGCTCGTGGTGCTCGGCGGCCGTCCCGGCCGGGCCGGACAGGGCGGGCGAGACGAGGGCCGACCCCGTACGCTCCTCGATCCCGCGCACCAGCGCTTCGAGGTCCGCGCAGTACACGGACGGGTTGTCGAACTCGTTGGAGGAGCGGTAGCGGTGGGTGTAGAGCCCGCCGCCGCACGAACGTACGACGGGGCAACTGCGGCAGTCCTCGCTGACGCCCGCCAGACCGAGCTGGCGGGCCTGGACTCCCGGATGGGCTGCCACCTGGTCGAAGGAGTGGGTGAAGACGTCGAAGCCCGTGGCGGCTGCGCCCTCGTACGCGCTCTTGAGCGAATCGACCTGTTCCAGCTGCCCGTCCGTCTCCACGACGACGAGGTCGGTGGGGGCAAGCCCGAGCGATTCGGTGAGGCTCGGCCCGCCGCTCAGGGTGGACAGCACCGAGGAGAACAGCCGGACCGGCACCGGACGCCCCTGCTCC from the Streptomyces sp. NBC_01335 genome contains:
- the fxsT gene encoding FxSxx-COOH system tetratricopeptide repeat protein; translated protein: MTAGRDGRIVTFYSYKGGTGRTMALANTAWILAANGKRVLAVDWDLEAPGLHRFFHPFLDPATLGATTGVIDLITEYAWAATSPAQRPDDWHRDYARIQQHAVSLTPETLGWEFPRGGTLDFVSAGRQNREYSAAVSTFDWDNFYDRLGGGSFFDALRDDMKANYDYVLIDSRTGLSDIADICTVHLPDVLVDCFTLSDQSIDGAASVARQTAERYSGRPIAIYPVPMRIDEGEKEKADAGRALARFKFDRLPRDLSGDELTAYWGAVEIPYRPYYAYEETLATFGDEAGLTNSLLSAFERLVAVVTEQEVTSMPPVAEDVRLRIRDAFTRRRPTLPADIFLNYVAENRMWADWIESVLTRAGFRVVPRDVSTEREDREPPVTAPETAARTVVLLSSAYLKSQRATELWQRSSTEDQTGGRRQILFRVGDVRLTSAYIDRNPVDLFRLDEAHAAAALLRALDRPAHLGDGSAPGPRFPGTVPKIWNAPPRNPGFTGRSLVLERMRDQLGGGMAVVLPQPQTLYGLGGVGKTQVALEYVHRFMADYDLVWWISSEQTDDVVAGLAELAARLGTQGGDDMAAASKEAVDLLRRGVPTDRWLLVFDNADDPERIRRYFPQGGSGHILVTSRNQTWSQHGDALPVDVFLREESVEHLRRRAPGLSEEDAGRVATAVGDLPLAVEQAAAWIAETATPVDTYLDQLAEQAAQVLSLNQPAGYPEPVAATWNVSIERLKERSPAAVRLLQLCAFFAPEPISASLLYSKEMIEALKPYDSSLQEKLVLGRVIREIGRFALAKVDQVSNSIQVHRLVQAVIKAQLSEEEQREARHVVHRVLAGARPDDDEPIDNPENWARFATIWPHLGPSGARHCGEPETRRLLIDRVRYLWKRGDVRTAGALGAELRAAWAETLGKEDIQYLYLCFHISNIFRSRGRYVEAKELDEITLQRQRDILGAEHPHTYMTTSSLATDLGMLGEYGRAIELANEAREGFGQIFHEGHPRTLAAANNLALNLRLVGQYSRAREIDQEVYDRRSEVLGAEHPYSLSSAVSLARDLRDVGRYEDSVALLSRTYDSYKRTLGPAFPGTLSAAKALAVALRRAGQLEDARRLTLATRARYRAKYSTPNPESLACDLNLAADYYAIGETSQARDAAREVVEQYLVVPGERHPYTLAAQNNLAVYLLGSGEAEEAARTSRRVVDLMRELFGRDHPHTLFCVMNLASATAVLGDAVLVLETEQLLAGQLGKALGAQHPEALAMMGNTAVTLEDLGRHEEAQQLRARIVGELARQLGDDHPMTRIARDGRRFERELEPIQV
- a CDS encoding TIR-like protein FxsC → MMQQRASDHRPYFFLSYAHTPGYGGGTDPDMWVERLFQDLCGHVMAMTDLPAGTTAGFMDREIRSGEGWSERLGAVLATCRVFVPLFSPRYFASEMCGKEWYAFEQRAIHHRARSNQPAEAIVPALWVPVPPSQLPGSAERIQFNHRDFGERYVSDGLYGLIKLRLFAQEYERAVYELAKRIVTVADTVRIDTGRPVDYRLAPSAFGSRSSGAGAPKPMRITIAAPTRHDLPPGRNEAYYGDNPQDWNPYHPAAARPLAYVTEELVRSLNYQAVIGSFDEDQGQSEGQGLSAEKRAPTTPEILILDRWALRDEDRRRRLAAFDADNRPWVTLVVPWNRDDPQSTAEEAELTAILEQTMPVKMSQGRAFCRVAAKGVPTMEAFGQILPQVVEVAAQQYLRNATVYPPGSGGGHGERTRLTGPMGHTQFIPDTLDPGTQAEDV